The Candidatus Hydrogenedentota bacterium genome includes the window ATGCTGCATCAGGGCCGGAAAGAGCATCGCGTTTACCGGTGCAAGACCACCGGCGCGGTAGTAGACCTCTTCGCTGATGAGATGAGAGTGTCCCGTTCCAAAGAGATGCCAGACGCCGCCGGCGAGCAGAGACTCGCCCACGAGTATCCCGGCGCGGCGAATCTCTTCGCCCTGGGTCCGCTCGATGGTGTCCAGGACCGAGCGGGCCGCATCAAGGAAGCTGTTCATCTGGAATACCTCGGGCCCGTCGGGCCTGGAATCATCGCGCGGGGTCAGAGCGGATTATTCAGCGTCTCGCCCGCTTTCAACTTCAAGAAAACCAGCTTCCCTTCCCGCAGGGCCACCTTCAAGGGACCGGGAACGCCCTCCCGTATCTTCTTGACCTGGGCCCCCACCTGAACGAGATTGTCGGGATAGATACGACCGTGTACAAAGATGTGGTTGTTTGCCGAGGCATGGATGGAACGAAACAGGCCCTCCAACTCCCGCTCCTGCGCGGCAAAGAGGGTCTCGCGCTTCTGCAGCTCTTCCAGCAACTGGGCAAGCTTCTGCTTCAGCGGCGGCGAAAGGGAGTCGCGCTTGGTCCGGAGTGGCGCGACGGCATCGCGCAATTTCATGACAATGGTCTTCGAGGATTCGACGATAGCCCGTTTCTCCGTAATCACGGATTCCATCGTGTAGTCTTTACCTACGGTAAGTTCCGAGGGAATGCAGGCGTCGCTACCGAGATCGCCGGTCTCAATGCCCTTGAGCGCGACGATGGATCCGCCCACGATCCGCCCCTGAGAAACGACCACCGCGCCCCGTGTGCGAATCTGGCACTGGTTCAACTCCCGGTCCACGTAGATATCGCCACCGGCCTCGATGACCGCGTTCCGGATGAAACGGGCGTGGAGATTTCCCGCCACCTTGATGGAGCCGCGTTCTTTAAAAGATATGCCGCCCTGGACGGTCAGGTTGCCGCCCGACTCCACGATTGCGTCTTCGATGTTTTCGCCTACGTCGATATCGCCGGACGCGACCACCTCGGACTGGCTCTGGATGTCGCGGGTGACGATAAGGGCTCCCGGATGCTTGATATTCCCGGTTCGAAGACCCACGTTGCCTTCGATTTTGTAGACGTCGTCCACGGAGAGCACTTCGGCAACGAACCGAATACGACCGCTTACTTCAGAAGTGTATGCGCGCTGTCCGGGATTGTAGCGTACGTTCTTTCCCTCGTGTATTTTGGCCGGGCGCGGGTCGCGGGGGGGGACCACGCGCCCGAAAACGTCGTGACCGTTCTTACCGGGTTGTCCGGGAATGATCTCCGCCAGCAACTGGCCCTGTATGACCGAAACATCCGCGATTTTCCGGCGATAGTCCGCCTTGCCGGTCGCGGGGTCGATCACGAAGCCCTTTTCCAGGAAATTGCCGTTCCATCGGATGGACTCATCGATCGGCGGCGTGGGTGGGGAGCCTTCCAGGAGAACCACGTTTTCCAGATGAGGCCCCTGGGGAACCGCCTTGTGAAAGCGCGCCAGGGCCTCGGCAAGCCGCTCTTCCGTATTGATGCCGAGGTCGCCCAATTCGTTTCGAATGCGACCCACCAGTATCTCTATATTTCGCGGGGGTAATGTACAGGAA containing:
- a CDS encoding DUF342 domain-containing protein; the encoded protein is MTDFINTGATTKRSASGPGFDLRPSEDYMSLLLSCTLPPRNIEILVGRIRNELGDLGINTEERLAEALARFHKAVPQGPHLENVVLLEGSPPTPPIDESIRWNGNFLEKGFVIDPATGKADYRRKIADVSVIQGQLLAEIIPGQPGKNGHDVFGRVVPPRDPRPAKIHEGKNVRYNPGQRAYTSEVSGRIRFVAEVLSVDDVYKIEGNVGLRTGNIKHPGALIVTRDIQSQSEVVASGDIDVGENIEDAIVESGGNLTVQGGISFKERGSIKVAGNLHARFIRNAVIEAGGDIYVDRELNQCQIRTRGAVVVSQGRIVGGSIVALKGIETGDLGSDACIPSELTVGKDYTMESVITEKRAIVESSKTIVMKLRDAVAPLRTKRDSLSPPLKQKLAQLLEELQKRETLFAAQERELEGLFRSIHASANNHIFVHGRIYPDNLVQVGAQVKKIREGVPGPLKVALREGKLVFLKLKAGETLNNPL